A section of the Rhodococcus sp. 4CII genome encodes:
- a CDS encoding IS1634 family transposase — MAFIRKVRTKSGATAVQIARYANGRQEIVTHIGSAHTDLELGMLLERARAWLEPDQQALDLGVTPQIPVEKPLPTGQKTLLDPAEKPARIDAPGRTESTGSVLLRQVMTEVYEQLGFGIVDDEVFRDLVIARIVEPGSKLDAGRVLHDLGADPPSYATIKRHLKQVITGEYRDKIAEQCFAHAAETGGLSLLLYDVTTLYFEAEKEDDLRKVGYSKERRVDPQIVVGLLVDRTGFPLEIGCYEGNAAETHTIVPIVRQFQTRHDLEGVEMVVAADAGMLSAANLAALDRAGLKFIVGSRVTKAPGDLCSHFHWNGTVFKGGQIIDTITPRHGRSVVNNTRKRAEPVWNQAEHPNAWRAVWQYSRSRAARDEKTLNAQEARARAVVDGDTVPKSTRFVKATAKGRRLDTASLERARMLVGLKGYVTNLPVSVMDPGEVIGKYHELWHVEQSFRMSKTDLRARPIFHRTRDAIEAHLTVVFTALAVSRVVQERSGFAIGKVVKLLRPLRSATIAINGTRHTFPPDVEANTKALLDRIVEP, encoded by the coding sequence GTGGCGTTTATCAGGAAGGTGCGCACCAAATCCGGGGCCACGGCCGTGCAGATCGCCCGATACGCAAACGGCCGGCAGGAGATCGTCACACACATCGGCTCCGCCCACACCGACCTCGAACTCGGGATGCTCCTCGAACGCGCCCGGGCATGGCTCGAACCCGACCAGCAGGCTCTCGATCTGGGTGTCACACCCCAGATCCCGGTCGAAAAACCCCTGCCCACCGGGCAGAAGACACTGCTTGACCCCGCCGAGAAACCCGCGAGGATCGATGCGCCGGGACGTACCGAATCCACCGGATCGGTGCTGCTGCGCCAGGTGATGACCGAGGTGTACGAGCAACTCGGCTTCGGAATCGTCGACGATGAGGTGTTCCGCGATCTGGTGATCGCCCGCATCGTCGAACCCGGTTCGAAACTCGACGCCGGCCGGGTCCTGCACGACCTCGGCGCCGACCCGCCCAGCTACGCCACGATCAAACGCCACCTCAAGCAGGTCATCACCGGCGAGTACCGGGACAAGATCGCCGAGCAGTGCTTCGCCCACGCTGCCGAAACCGGCGGCCTGAGCCTGTTGCTCTACGATGTGACGACCTTGTACTTCGAAGCCGAAAAAGAGGATGACCTGCGCAAAGTCGGGTACTCGAAGGAACGTCGGGTCGACCCGCAGATCGTGGTGGGGTTGCTCGTCGACCGCACCGGCTTCCCCCTCGAAATCGGATGCTACGAAGGCAACGCCGCTGAAACCCACACGATTGTGCCGATCGTGCGCCAGTTCCAGACCCGCCACGATCTCGAGGGCGTCGAGATGGTCGTGGCCGCCGACGCCGGGATGCTGTCGGCGGCGAATCTGGCGGCGTTGGATCGGGCGGGCCTGAAGTTCATCGTCGGGTCACGGGTGACGAAGGCGCCCGGTGATCTCTGTTCCCATTTCCATTGGAACGGTACAGTTTTCAAAGGTGGGCAGATCATCGACACGATCACGCCGCGGCATGGTCGCTCGGTGGTGAACAACACCCGTAAACGCGCCGAACCCGTCTGGAATCAGGCGGAGCATCCGAATGCGTGGCGGGCGGTGTGGCAGTACTCGCGCAGTCGGGCGGCTCGTGACGAGAAGACCCTGAACGCGCAGGAGGCGCGGGCTCGTGCTGTGGTCGACGGTGACACCGTCCCGAAGTCGACACGGTTCGTCAAGGCGACTGCGAAGGGCCGACGGCTGGATACGGCCTCGCTGGAGCGGGCGCGGATGCTCGTGGGCTTGAAGGGTTATGTGACGAATCTTCCTGTGTCGGTGATGGATCCGGGTGAGGTGATCGGGAAGTATCACGAGTTGTGGCATGTGGAGCAGTCGTTTCGGATGTCGAAGACGGATCTGCGGGCGCGGCCGATCTTCCACCGGACCCGTGATGCGATCGAGGCGCACCTGACCGTGGTGTTCACGGCGTTGGCGGTCTCGCGGGTGGTGCAGGAACGTAGCGGATTCGCGATCGGGAAGGTCGTGAAACTGCTGAGACCACTACGGTCGGCGACCATCGCGATCAACGGGACTCGCCACACGTTCCCACCCGACGTCGAGGCCAACACGAAGGCCCTGCTCGACCGGATTGTGGAGCCCTGA
- a CDS encoding FtsK/SpoIIIE domain-containing protein: protein MTTTPPQQSGARFARSPRISSLPPRPHTWLRDSFCLGTTAVGASAAAPLFGYSALAMPAAAGLSIAAVYAGVAGKRKQLRDVDVDEVIERLCPIVGLPEATRAVLSTSKWSRGWPGLPGKLTVHYDSTQALNDETWLADICGVFEDQGWGFFALDKHDPARRRLIFTPAAEPEREVSDSDQVVRAKRIIAQLLGPTATVTAIDVAAETGEVTSMEVRHELGPKLESDGYRTRVERGMSATLPGRWRARWNLETDWVRFEQRTAFPDSVWLPAPDLDPGADLLASYDSVEIPYGIDEDGNEVVWRPAIDPNLMLIGPPGSGKTVTAHNLLVNFSRRGWPIWVLDGKYVEFLGFQDWPNVQVVATTIEQQVALVHRARDLMEFRYQKIVTGEATEADFEPVLVFLDEWAEFRGNVEDWYSRVKPKGGARQPPVLNMLASMARKARTSRVHLVFGTQRPDAQYFLGDMRDNFAMRISMGRLSPQGALMMWQSPTIGTSVPRKCRGRGTTVTDNYQSIEIQCYRVPDPRKTRAGTFESDLLDTLRPPITRHPRLLIVPPDELPDIDATDDMSEPAPLTYFDYIEAEWVLASDRPDLDPVLRRAKMTHETDRRLASPTALLGLLGGRAEPTNEAAVELNDYRTPTAAGPTDAASFLDQLSAPQLESSAARAESSRARLALVKESAATEPEIPAGGGAEVFDIPEDSPDTYEDQYGPVRDVRAADVALGDLLLMEDIDEWVVVDTDPEPDIIEDSLLSLTWRSDTDEFGDLALPDSSYVSIRKPIHVSG, encoded by the coding sequence ATGACAACCACACCTCCGCAGCAAAGTGGTGCGCGGTTCGCACGCTCTCCCCGAATCAGTTCCTTGCCCCCGCGGCCGCACACCTGGCTTCGCGACAGCTTCTGTTTGGGTACCACCGCGGTCGGTGCCAGCGCCGCCGCTCCGCTGTTCGGATACAGCGCCCTCGCGATGCCCGCCGCGGCGGGCTTGTCGATCGCTGCCGTCTACGCCGGAGTAGCCGGCAAACGTAAGCAGCTTCGCGATGTCGACGTCGACGAGGTGATCGAAAGGCTGTGCCCGATCGTGGGACTGCCGGAGGCCACCCGGGCGGTGCTGTCGACGTCGAAATGGAGTCGTGGATGGCCGGGACTTCCGGGGAAACTCACCGTGCACTACGACTCGACACAGGCACTGAATGACGAGACGTGGCTCGCTGATATCTGCGGAGTCTTCGAAGATCAAGGGTGGGGTTTCTTCGCACTCGACAAGCACGACCCCGCCCGCCGGCGCCTGATCTTCACGCCCGCTGCCGAGCCGGAACGAGAAGTCTCCGACAGCGACCAGGTTGTGCGCGCGAAGCGGATCATCGCCCAGCTGTTGGGCCCGACCGCGACCGTAACCGCGATCGACGTCGCCGCCGAAACGGGCGAAGTGACCTCAATGGAAGTACGTCACGAACTTGGTCCGAAACTGGAATCGGATGGCTACCGGACCCGCGTCGAACGAGGAATGAGTGCGACGTTGCCCGGTCGCTGGCGAGCACGGTGGAACCTTGAAACGGATTGGGTTCGATTCGAGCAACGTACAGCATTCCCGGACAGTGTCTGGTTGCCGGCACCGGACCTCGACCCCGGGGCCGATCTCTTGGCCAGTTACGACTCGGTGGAAATTCCGTACGGAATCGACGAAGACGGCAACGAGGTTGTGTGGCGGCCGGCGATCGACCCGAATCTGATGCTGATCGGCCCACCCGGAAGCGGTAAGACCGTGACCGCACACAATCTGTTGGTCAACTTCTCGCGACGTGGATGGCCGATCTGGGTCCTCGACGGCAAGTACGTCGAATTCCTGGGATTCCAGGACTGGCCCAACGTACAAGTCGTCGCTACGACCATCGAGCAGCAAGTGGCGTTGGTCCATCGCGCCCGCGATCTCATGGAGTTCCGCTACCAGAAGATCGTTACCGGCGAGGCGACAGAAGCGGACTTCGAACCAGTACTGGTCTTTCTCGACGAATGGGCGGAGTTCCGCGGCAACGTCGAAGATTGGTACTCCAGGGTCAAACCGAAAGGTGGCGCCCGACAGCCACCGGTGCTCAACATGCTCGCGTCGATGGCACGCAAGGCCCGAACCTCGCGAGTGCATCTAGTCTTCGGAACTCAGCGTCCCGACGCGCAGTACTTCCTCGGCGACATGCGTGACAACTTCGCCATGCGCATCTCCATGGGCCGCCTCTCACCACAAGGGGCACTCATGATGTGGCAATCACCGACGATCGGTACCAGCGTGCCCCGCAAGTGCCGCGGCCGCGGCACCACCGTCACCGACAACTATCAGTCCATCGAGATCCAGTGCTACCGCGTACCCGACCCACGCAAGACGCGAGCCGGCACCTTCGAGTCCGATCTGCTCGACACCCTCCGACCCCCGATAACACGCCATCCACGATTGCTGATCGTCCCACCGGACGAACTTCCGGACATCGACGCCACCGACGACATGTCAGAACCGGCACCGCTGACATACTTCGACTACATCGAAGCCGAATGGGTACTGGCCAGCGACCGACCCGACCTCGATCCGGTACTCAGAAGAGCGAAGATGACCCACGAAACCGATCGGCGTCTCGCGTCGCCGACGGCGCTCCTCGGGCTACTCGGGGGCCGCGCCGAGCCCACCAACGAAGCAGCGGTAGAGCTCAACGACTACCGCACCCCGACAGCCGCCGGCCCAACCGATGCCGCCTCGTTCTTAGACCAGCTCTCTGCTCCACAACTCGAATCCTCCGCCGCTCGGGCGGAGTCCTCACGCGCTCGACTAGCCCTGGTCAAAGAGTCAGCAGCAACCGAACCAGAGATACCGGCGGGCGGCGGCGCCGAGGTCTTCGACATACCGGAGGATTCACCTGACACCTACGAGGACCAGTACGGTCCGGTCCGCGATGTTCGCGCCGCCGATGTCGCACTCGGGGACCTGTTGCTGATGGAGGACATTGACGAATGGGTCGTCGTAGACACCGATCCCGAGCCGGACATCATCGAAGATTCATTGCTTTCGCTGACCTGGCGCAGCGACACCGATGAGTTCGGCGACCTCGCCTTACCTGATAGTTCCTACGTATCGATTCGCAAACCCATCCATGTATCTGGCTGA
- a CDS encoding helix-turn-helix transcriptional regulator, whose translation MYVGTVRTRAHRVRVQRVISAAPHRIYHWNLNPVCTDGIYIFNRMSSDERKIAVRAPLNGFKPQALEDARTTAGITRGDLSRAIGVDPTTIHNWETSRTHPQPDHLARAAEKLGIPLDRLVVVPEDSRTIADLRNLAGLTQKHVANRTGLSTTTIGRIERGEGSLSDRHATALAEALHLEERTIRDAFIRARNRPLPT comes from the coding sequence ATGTACGTGGGAACTGTTCGTACTCGAGCGCACCGGGTTCGAGTTCAGCGAGTGATCAGCGCTGCACCGCATCGCATTTACCACTGGAATTTAAACCCGGTATGCACCGATGGTATCTACATCTTCAATAGGATGTCCAGCGATGAACGGAAAATCGCAGTGAGAGCGCCCCTGAACGGCTTCAAGCCCCAGGCCCTCGAAGACGCGCGCACTACTGCCGGAATCACGCGCGGCGACCTTTCCCGCGCAATAGGCGTCGACCCGACCACCATCCACAACTGGGAAACCTCGCGAACGCACCCTCAGCCCGACCACCTCGCCCGAGCCGCCGAAAAGCTGGGAATACCCCTCGACCGTCTCGTCGTCGTCCCGGAGGACAGTCGGACCATCGCCGACCTGCGGAATCTCGCGGGATTGACGCAGAAGCACGTCGCAAACCGAACCGGACTCAGCACCACCACCATCGGCCGAATCGAACGGGGCGAAGGAAGCCTGTCCGATCGACACGCCACAGCACTCGCTGAGGCTCTGCACCTGGAAGAACGCACAATCCGCGACGCATTCATCCGCGCACGGAATCGACCGCTTCCTACTTGA